AGCCAAGGCATAAAAAATAAGACTTATACTTTCTGAGATTAATGAGGTggtatcatttttttctcattctaaGGCACTAGTAAGACATGCCAGGCATAGTAAAGACAACCCCTCCTTACATCAGTGTGAATTATTGCACTGGGGAAGTGCATGTTATGTGAAACAGTGTTTCATTTCtggaaattaaattgaaatttcTGCGTGCCaactgtctgcactttttcaCTTTCAGCAGATAGGAAAACAAGTGCTCAGTTACCTTGACTTCCTAAATCGCAGCAGGCTAGGTCAGTATGGACAGATGTCTTGGATGCTACTTGCACACTTTTACAAATTTACAGCTTTGCTGTGGAAATAATGTTGGAACTTAAAGCATTTGTTTGATAAACAGGAATGGATGTGTATATAATGTGACAGGACACCGTGCGGGGATTTTATTAGCTATTAAAGTCTTACAGATGTGTACCATATGGAAGTTTAAAAAACAGGGAAGAGCTCTTAATTTAAACACTGACTTCATTAGCCTTGTGATGTGCTGTGCTCTAATCTTTGGtatcaagtacagtacaggagtTCTGATGAAAACTTTACCGGAGGTGAGTCTAAGTACAACATTTGATAAAATCAGCACTTTATCTTCTTTCCATGCCATTATGCACccttgcagaaaacatgcaaaaatatGGCATTGAAGCCAGTTCTGTTCCAGTATTCCCTATCTTGAATAATACAGCTTTTTAAAGAGGTAAGGTCAGGCAGAGTAAATGCTGCATGATGCTccgatacagtatgtacagatttGGCCAGTGCTTACTAAAagtgtttgctttttaaaaagcatatttATACCTGAATGCAAACATAATGTTTTGTCACATTGAGGTAATGTTGGAAAAGGAGTAGATTGCTATTATATCAATAGATGGACAGTCCTGAGACAGAGATGGATGAAAAGAGCAGTCTCCTTTCTGCGAGGATAAAGAAGTGccattatttgtttttcctggGGTCTGTTAGGGACCTCTGTTCACTGCACAAAACCCACAGGCCTAGTTCCTCCTCAGGATTATTTCTTCACGGTGAATGTCATAACAAATCCAGCAAGACAGGCAGCTATACGCTGAGCTGCTGTCATTGTTCAGCTCTGGAATTCTGGGTCAAAACGCAAGCTGTCGTAATCTGAACCTCCGCCCACAGCCCCAGAAGATCCCCCGTTTGTGAATTCAGCCTTTGTGCAAGAGGAAGAACGGCCATTTCCGGTGAGAGGCTGGGGTGTTTCTCCTCCGGGAGCACAGAGAGCAGGCCACACAACAGCCCTGACAAGCCTGCCTGCTGCCTGGCTTTTCTTACATTGTCCAGTCATGTGCCGACTGAGACTTGCTCCAACAGGTGGCCAGGGCTAATTGCATTGCAAAAAGGAGGAGAAAAGCAAGACCATATTACAGTGCTTCTGTATTGAACAGCATCTGTTGAAGTCTGTTCTCCTGATttcatgaaacattttaatggaAAGTTACTCTATTCACAGATATTTTTTCCCTTCAGTTTTGGACCAACCACTTATTATTCCACCCAACTTTGAGCAAGAGGCTCTCTCCCTTGTCTGAGAGGACctggagacttttttttttgccttagtGCACACCTTGAATACAGAGGTCAGGCTGTTGGTGCCAGTTGGAGGACAAGTGACAGCCTATAGAGGTACAGGGTGCACCCTGCTGTAGCAGACAGTGTCTGCTCTCTCCCTCCCAGCCACCTCAACCCAAGCCCCGGAGCTCCTGGCCACATGGTTTTGTGCTGCAGTCAGGATCTGGGATATGGGAAACCCCTTCTTAGTTTCCTTTCAAAGCTTCTGTGACCTCAGATTCTGAGACTCAAAATGTTCTGTATGTGCACATGATCTTCTGGGAATCATTCCCATTTTGGAAAGCAATCAACTGAATGCAAAATGTGAAAGCCAAATGCTGCTTTAGCTGCAGACCATAGCTTCAGAGTCTAATGATATAGCACATGACCTGAAAGTAGATTAGACTTGCCACATTTTATACATCAAACTTGCTGTGTTATTAACGTATGTGATAGTGTGAACAATACTGTCTTATTCAATCCTGCAGCAAGTCAGCTGCAATCAGCAGTCACCATAGCAATTTGGTTAATTTATTACAGGCACATACAGCAAGTCACCCTGCCACAGTAtgcactgtgtgtgtgccttAATCACCAATTGCCAAACTCAGAATCTCAGTTTAGATATACTATACTGTGTACACACTAAAGTAAAAGCAGGTGGAACGTGTCAGACTTTTTTTCAATCTGTGCCTTACAGAGATGAGAGACCTCAAATGGAATTTGACAATACCACATTTGAAGGGATTTGTGGGGAAAAGAGAACTAAACCACCTCAAATGTGTTTAGATTACAGTGCATtggatatacattttattaaatgaagtCTTATCCACACCTTTTCTACTTTcaaccattttcttttttttcagcctttaTAGTTTTATTTCCCAGCAGAAACACTTGAGATCCATCATCGCAGTTAGGACTGTTCGCTCAAGTGCTGGGCTAGACCACCCCTCGGCACACTTTGCAGACACGCACAGGATGTGAACTAATAACAACTGTAGCATCGCAGTGACAGCCGAGGAGGATTAAAGTAAACTAAAGCAGATCAGTTTTgacttgggggaaaaaaaaaacactggaagACCAGCTAATGGATGGGTGTAAAAAAGGACTGGAGTTTAAACTCATTCATGTAGATTCTCTACAATAGATGAAAAGACTGGTGCATTATAGTTCTGATAAAGCAAAATGATTTAAGTGTTTCAGTTTGTAAATcaatgtttatatatattttagtggAATGTTTAATTGCTACACAACCTAACCTAAAACATTATCAGTTGTTCTCATCATTGACCCctgccaaaatattttttattaaaattgaaaCATGAAAGACAATAATGCTGTAGTCTTGCTCCGATTGGAGATGACTGATTTTTCTGTTTGTAACGCATGCTTCATAATGCTTGTGCATGAGTCCCCGATGTGAACACCACGATTAACTGGAAAACTGCTGTGATTCAAAACACACCTGCTTTACTGGTACTGATGGCGTTAGCACAGGGCTCAACACATGCCTTCAGCCAGTTAGGGTTTTTAGATAATATGGCTTTTGTGTTCCGCAAGCCCCTGCCTCTTTCTGCTCGAGTCACCCAGCCTAGAACAATAGATCTCCTTTACCAAGGAGCCTGGGGCAGCCAACACAGTAAAGTAGTTTGCTTCCCTCCTACACTGCTCTTTCTGTCACTGGCTGGGTCCTGCTATGAACTTGCAATCATCTGTTCAAATGCAGAGATGTTGAGCACATCTTGATATCCACaacattttaaagtaataaGCATAATTGCTTGGAGTGCTCCCAGACCTTGGGAATCGGTAAAACCGAAAAAGAAGAGTTGGGCGTCTTTTAatatttgcaaaggaacaagtaataggtttattccaggctgaaaagagaagaaagaaaacgcaacgtttcggctgtggagcctgtgAGGCCGTGACACcggttgacacctgaagaaggctccacagccgaaacgttgtgttttctttcttctcttttcagcctggaataaacctactacttgttcctttgcagcctgcgcatgctgacgcagctccccacttgaACTGTCTTTTAATATTTGCTTATTTCCTGAAAAAAGCAGTTTGTATTCGCTAAAATATATTGACTTTAAACAGCCGTGGTTTTTAACAATCTAGAGAAGAGAAAATGCGGGATTCTGTCTTGCACGAGTGAAGCTTAAGCCAAGGATTATGGGGTGTTTCTTAATTTTCTATGTGTTTTGTGAGTGTATTCCTGTCTGGAAGGCAAGGATCATGGTATTTTTAGACCACAGTGTAGTGAGATACTGAGTAGCTAGGCCCAGGTTCAACTATAGTGCTTCACTCAGAGGGTCTGACTGTGGTTGTAAACACAAGCATGCTCTGATCTGAACAGGACAGTGGTTCACTCACTGGTATTTGCCTTTGCTTGTGCACCTCTTTTAAAAAGTCCTTGCCAAAGGAAGACAAATAAAACCTCAAGTGCTATACCAAAGTGTTCAATTACAAAACCACATGGATACAACCACTTCTTTAGACCTTGTTCTGTGGTGTTGACAATAACATGGTTAACGGTTGCATTTACCAGTCATCCAGTTAGCTTGTTTGTGTAGTAATTGATAAAAATAGGGTTCATTCATTGCCCTAGGCTGCAGATCGGTTCTTTTTTCCAACCTGTCTCCAGGACTGAAGTGTGCCTTTGTTCAGTAATGTCATGCAAACCTCAAAGAAAGATCAAATAGTCATGGTTATAATTATCACCCCACTGCTAACACTGCTTCTGAGAAAGCAGCACTGAAGGCTTACATTCACATTATCTACATTCCCAGGGAATTTCTATTCAGTAAGGGATAAACTTTGAGTCACCCAGAATCCGTAATGCTGTTCTTCATTTATTAATAGTTATTaatctttttcttaaaataaatgtaaaataaatctcACATTACAATATCAACATCTGTGAGCACAGCATCATGTTGTCTTAAGAAATGTGATTACAAAATCATTGGGTTTTTCTTCCATGCTCATTGAAAATATACCGCACTGGGGAATCCAAATTACTCAGCCCTTTCACTAGTAGCTTCATCTTTGTGCTTCTACATGAAACAAGATCTTAGATTAATCCTTTCATAAACATTTACTCTCTGAATGGTTTGGCATTGGTCCTGATAGATCAAAGCCAATAACATAACATTACTTTAATTTCCATGCTGTTTGCTTAAGACATTTCATGATGGAGACACAAGAAAGTTCTTTGAAGGTCTTTTCTGTGTATGCACTGTGTGGGCCTGTGAGTGAAACGCAATGCTTTAAACAAATGGAGGCATATAGTGTcagtacaggagaacaaagTGTAGGTCTGAGGCAGTGTGGTTTGGAGATGGACCTCCTATCCAGTGTTAAATTCTAATTCAAATTTCTATTGAGGTTGAAGGCCTTACTGCTTGTCTTCTGATTCTTTGCAGTCTTTAAAGTGTGCCTCTTTGTCTTCACAGCGTTGAAGAGGTCCTTCGACATTGAGGATGTGGATGAGATCCCCACCTTCTCTCCCACCTCTCCACTCAACTCTCCCTTCAGTCCCACCCCCGCTGGCCTCATCATAAACAAGACCACTGATGGCAGAGGACCAGGAGCCCATGTTCCTCCATCCTACCAGTCGCGGATCAGCATCGGCTCCAGTCCCGCCCAGAGTCCAGTTCTGAAGAATAAAATGGTCAGCAGCTTGTCTTTTAACCGTGGCTCAATGGCCGTTGCCAAAACCAACGGTAGTGCAGGTTCCGGCATTACTCGAGTCTCCTCTTTTCAGACTAAATTCAACCCCAATGGCTTCTCCTCTTCATCAGGTCCGGGGAGTGACAATGACAGCCTTCATAGCTCTTCCTCTAGCCTAGAATATCAAACCTCTTCCAAAATGACCTCCTATGCCAGCCCTCCCCAAAGTCCAATGGGTGTAGGCGACTACAAGACTCAGCGCCTCTACAGCCCTGCCTTGAAGAAGTTCTCATCCCATGGAAACATGTTCCATTCCGAGGTGGAGCCTCCCATGGTCTTAGCTGCTGAGCCGATTGGATTGAACCATGGCTCCATGCCCTCCTTGGATCTCCACATCGCTGAAAGTCGAGGGATAACAAGTGCAAGCTCTCCAGGCCTAAGGTATGGCAACACTGgaccttcctggaattctgtatCTCACCGACAGAATTCCTTTCCACTTGAACGGGAGCCGTCTTTCTCCTCCAGCACCCGGGCTCCAAAACCCAAGGAGCCCATGAGGCTTAACAAGTTCCCTCTGGATCTGGATAACCTGGTGGCCAGGCCTCAAGAAGCTCCTCCTGAGGTTGTGCCCAAAGCTGTCCCAAGATCCAGCTCCAAGCTGAACAGCCTCCCTGGTTCTTCCAGCCCTGCTGCATTAAACAGCTTAGACAACATAGAGAGGGCATCACCCTATGGTAATATGGCCAAAACAGTGCCTGTTCACCCTCCAGGATCTTTCCCTGTCCCATGTGTCAGTGCATCTCCAGTTCTCCTCTCCCCGCCCCAGACCCCCCAGTTTAAAATCGTCTCGCAGCCACAGGTTGTTCTGCTAAGCCCCGAGTCTCTGCCAGAGCCTGCCCTTCAGAAGGTTCTCCAAGATACTGCGGTCAGCAGTGAGCTCTCCCAGGCAGTTGCTCCGCCAAAGGAGAGTGTGGGCTCCATCCTCCAGAGGATCGCCTCATTCTCACGAGCTGACAACAGGAGCCTGACCAGACCTGGGGAGAAGTACCACGATGACAAGGCGACCGAGAGAGAGGAGCTCCAATTACCACAGGAGGACCTGCGAATGAAGAGGCGGGAAGGTAAGAACTTCAATTTAAGGCATCGTAATGTGGAGCTTCTTGAAGATGTGCTGCCCTTAAAGAGCAGTGGGAAGGGAGTTCTTTTCTTGGCAGTAGCAGCAGTTCTTCCGATTCTTAACAGCTGCTGTCAGTACATGCAATGACACAATAAAAATTGTGATATTTTTACTGGGAAAGTTGTTTTTCAGTAAGACCATTAGTT
This sequence is a window from Lepisosteus oculatus isolate fLepOcu1 chromosome 19, fLepOcu1.hap2, whole genome shotgun sequence. Protein-coding genes within it:
- the septin12 gene encoding septin-9 isoform X3; amino-acid sequence: MVSSLSFNRGSMAVAKTNGSAGSGITRVSSFQTKFNPNGFSSSSGPGSDNDSLHSSSSSLEYQTSSKMTSYASPPQSPMGVGDYKTQRLYSPALKKFSSHGNMFHSEVEPPMVLAAEPIGLNHGSMPSLDLHIAESRGITSASSPGLRYGNTGPSWNSVSHRQNSFPLEREPSFSSSTRAPKPKEPMRLNKFPLDLDNLVARPQEAPPEVVPKAVPRSSSKLNSLPGSSSPAALNSLDNIERASPYGNMAKTVPVHPPGSFPVPCVSASPVLLSPPQTPQFKIVSQPQVVLLSPESLPEPALQKVLQDTAVSSELSQAVAPPKESVGSILQRIASFSRADNRSLTRPGEKYHDDKATEREELQLPQEDLRMKRREDALQGLEPRVQMADQEPDQLPEHQNELAPEGPIRGRELFGYVGIEAVLDQMRRKAMKTGFEFNIMVVGQSGLGKSTLVNTLFKSKVSRKSCTPNYEEKIPKTVNLQSVSHVIEEKGVKMKLTVIDTPGFGDQINNEDCWEPIVKYINEQYEKYLKEELNINRKRRIPDTRIHCCVYFVPPTGHWLRPIDLEFMKRLGKIVSIVPVIAKADTLTMEERLEFKQRIRQDLQTHGIRVFPQREYDEDAEDRILNDKIREKIPFAVVGTDKEHQVNGNKVLGRKTKWGIIEVENVAHCEFANLRDLLIRSHLQDLKDVTHNIHYETYRVRKLNESNMNGLGLSPLTPVNGTLGKSEAESHL
- the septin12 gene encoding septin-9 isoform X1, giving the protein MSDLSVNDHLEGILSDFEALKRSFDIEDVDEIPTFSPTSPLNSPFSPTPAGLIINKTTDGRGPGAHVPPSYQSRISIGSSPAQSPVLKNKMVSSLSFNRGSMAVAKTNGSAGSGITRVSSFQTKFNPNGFSSSSGPGSDNDSLHSSSSSLEYQTSSKMTSYASPPQSPMGVGDYKTQRLYSPALKKFSSHGNMFHSEVEPPMVLAAEPIGLNHGSMPSLDLHIAESRGITSASSPGLRYGNTGPSWNSVSHRQNSFPLEREPSFSSSTRAPKPKEPMRLNKFPLDLDNLVARPQEAPPEVVPKAVPRSSSKLNSLPGSSSPAALNSLDNIERASPYGNMAKTVPVHPPGSFPVPCVSASPVLLSPPQTPQFKIVSQPQVVLLSPESLPEPALQKVLQDTAVSSELSQAVAPPKESVGSILQRIASFSRADNRSLTRPGEKYHDDKATEREELQLPQEDLRMKRREDALQGLEPRVQMADQEPDQLPEHQNELAPEGPIRGRELFGYVGIEAVLDQMRRKAMKTGFEFNIMVVGQSGLGKSTLVNTLFKSKVSRKSCTPNYEEKIPKTVNLQSVSHVIEEKGVKMKLTVIDTPGFGDQINNEDCWEPIVKYINEQYEKYLKEELNINRKRRIPDTRIHCCVYFVPPTGHWLRPIDLEFMKRLGKIVSIVPVIAKADTLTMEERLEFKQRIRQDLQTHGIRVFPQREYDEDAEDRILNDKIREKIPFAVVGTDKEHQVNGNKVLGRKTKWGIIEVENVAHCEFANLRDLLIRSHLQDLKDVTHNIHYETYRVRKLNESNMNGLGLSPLTPVNGTLGKSEAESHL
- the septin12 gene encoding septin-9 isoform X2 — its product is MRALKRSFDIEDVDEIPTFSPTSPLNSPFSPTPAGLIINKTTDGRGPGAHVPPSYQSRISIGSSPAQSPVLKNKMVSSLSFNRGSMAVAKTNGSAGSGITRVSSFQTKFNPNGFSSSSGPGSDNDSLHSSSSSLEYQTSSKMTSYASPPQSPMGVGDYKTQRLYSPALKKFSSHGNMFHSEVEPPMVLAAEPIGLNHGSMPSLDLHIAESRGITSASSPGLRYGNTGPSWNSVSHRQNSFPLEREPSFSSSTRAPKPKEPMRLNKFPLDLDNLVARPQEAPPEVVPKAVPRSSSKLNSLPGSSSPAALNSLDNIERASPYGNMAKTVPVHPPGSFPVPCVSASPVLLSPPQTPQFKIVSQPQVVLLSPESLPEPALQKVLQDTAVSSELSQAVAPPKESVGSILQRIASFSRADNRSLTRPGEKYHDDKATEREELQLPQEDLRMKRREDALQGLEPRVQMADQEPDQLPEHQNELAPEGPIRGRELFGYVGIEAVLDQMRRKAMKTGFEFNIMVVGQSGLGKSTLVNTLFKSKVSRKSCTPNYEEKIPKTVNLQSVSHVIEEKGVKMKLTVIDTPGFGDQINNEDCWEPIVKYINEQYEKYLKEELNINRKRRIPDTRIHCCVYFVPPTGHWLRPIDLEFMKRLGKIVSIVPVIAKADTLTMEERLEFKQRIRQDLQTHGIRVFPQREYDEDAEDRILNDKIREKIPFAVVGTDKEHQVNGNKVLGRKTKWGIIEVENVAHCEFANLRDLLIRSHLQDLKDVTHNIHYETYRVRKLNESNMNGLGLSPLTPVNGTLGKSEAESHL